TTTTGTTGTAAACAAGGATAATTTAAGATGGAAGGAGGTGCAAATATCATTGAGCCATTgagaaacaagaaacaaaatagcTACACTGGAGAATTAAAGTTTAAAGCAGTCTTGGAGGATGTTTTGTTCTTAGCCAAATCTGTTGATAAtgtatcattttcttttatatgtaaAGAGAGAAACCTTACCGTCCACCTTATAGCCCGGTGGGCTGATCTTTTAAATTGGATTGGGGTTCCCATCTTTAACTTGTCGTTGTTGTTAGCTCAAGCTTTAGATAGAGATGGTCACAAACCCCCCCTTGATTGTAtatcttttgtttcttcttacaaataaagtatttattcagcccaaaaaaaaagtatgtccTAAGGGCTAAGAAGTGCAAGATTAACATGGTATCTTGATCGAGCTTGGGAATAGGGACCAGTTTCCAACTTCTAAAATTAGATCTAAAAGTGAGCTCCAGCCCAGGTTCAGAAATTGGCACAATATTCCCACTCACATAAGGTCAAGTGACAGGATAGAATCGCTGCAGACAATTTCCAATGCGGAATGTGCCAACTAATTTCAAACCACACAACAAAATTGGTTTTTATAATCAgaatattttctaacaaatccatcctaaaagaataaatgaattgtggttgtataagaacaataaaACAATGAACACATTGACCAGACTCCATTATACTTTGTGCATGCATCCACATATTAGTTAGGTCGGCGTTTTGAATGAGCAACATACGATGGCAGAGACACCCCAGCAGCAGCACTACTATTCCTGCTTGGCATAGGCAGCTTGATTTGGCAACGATAAATGATAAATAGAAGGCATAGAAgtaaaacaaacagaacaactGGAGAGGACACGATACTCATATTCTTTAAGGTAGAAATACTAGTCTCAGTTTTGGTAGTTCTGAACAATAATTGTTCACCTTCAACCAATGCAGCTCCTAATGTCCAAGAAACATCCCCTGGGCCAAATATTATCTCTTTATCACCAAGACAAAGAGAATCCTTAATGAGAGATGCCATATAAGGTACATGGAAACAATATTGTCCAGCATATTTTTGGTTCCTGGAAATACTGCTCAAGTTAGCCCATGATCTTGAGCATAACTGCTGACCTTCCTCCCAAATCTTTGTAAAGTTAGCTCTTGGATTCAGATTTAACACTTTGTAAACAGCATAAAATCCAGATAAAGCATGAAAGCGTGCAGAGGGGTAAGCGGCAGCTGTCAAATTAATAAAGTCACCGCCTGCATATCACAAGTGGTACTTAAAAGGTGAATTCTTACTACAAATCCCTTTATGAAATGAACTGAACAACTGTATAAGAGACATAGTGCATAATGGAAAACTGATGCTCCTTTCTAGTCATTGATATTAGAAACTGCCATCTATTATCATAAGAAATAATATTTGGAAAATGCCAATTTAACattgtaaataataatatacTTATAAACGAAGGTAGCTTTATGTCTCAACTTCACCAAACATGTGGTGCCTTGGAAGTTGTCCTATCATGAGTAACATTTAAGTTGCTATGACCATGAAAATAGCAATCATTGAGCAAAAGAATTTCAGAGGGCTTATCCCATCCTTCACTTAGAGTTTAATTCTTATAAACCAAAAGTgacatatcaaaaaaatttcttataaacCAAAGTGCATAATCCTTCATTTGGTGAATAGCTTAAACCTATTATTCTCAATACTTAATACATTTCAAGAAATATGATGTCTTAAGTATTTACTTTTTAGACACTGAAAATCTATTGAATTCCTAAGgctatcaaaagaaaattcagaatcATAGCAAGACCAAATTAGTAGACACCAAACACATGGATAtcaggcctttttttttttcttttcttttttggttgataagTCACATGGATATCAGTATATGTCAAGAATAAATACTTTTTCGACCAGAGTAAGTAATGAATagtaaatacttttttttttaattttcttttttggttgataagTCACATGGATATCAGTATATGTCAAGAATAAATACTTTTTCGACCAGAGTAAGTCACATGGATATCAGTATATGTCAAGAATAAATACTTTTTCGACCAGAGTAAgtaatgaatagtaatagtaGTACTCACCACCATAAGAAGATGAGCCTGCTTTACAGTTTGTACCAACTGTTGGTTGTGACCAATCTAAACTGCTTGAATTGATGGCGGCTGCCTTTGCAAGTCCTTCGCATAGCTCCCAATTGGGTTCTCCAACCAGATGCAAAGAAGGAAATTCAGCATTCCATGTTTGTCCGCTGAAAATTTTCTGATAACTGGAATTAAGCCCTAAGCAACCAGAGCAGCTATAGTTTTGTACAAAATCAGAACCAAGACAAGGATGTCTGACTTCTAATGTATTATGAGTATTTTCTTTGAACCATTGTACTTGGCTGAGCATGACCACACTCCTATCAAATGCCTCATTCAAACCAAAAGCTGGCAACGAATATGCTAAAATCCGATGTTCCTTTGAACCAATCTTTGATCTCACCAAGTGTGTGTCTTCTCTTGCATCATCTATTTCCATCACAACCTGCAACGAGGAACCTCCCAGGTCAATAAGTCCCAAAGTGGGTGACTTTGAATAATTTCCAAATCTCCCCATTTTATAGTTCAGGGCAACCCAACCATAATAAGCTTCTTCTTTCCCACTCAATACCCTTATCCAATTCTTCCTAAACAAAAATGTGTGCTCCTTCACAACAGCCTCTACATCCTCCAAAACCTGCCTAGCATTGTCAATAGCTAACCTTCTTAACCCAGCAGTACCTAAAACAAGAATTGGAGTGTCTGAATGTCTTTCACGAGGTACCACCTGTTCTGCCCATAAAATCAATGGTTCCAAAGACACTCTCACTCCTGATGAGTTGCCAACAAATTTATCTAATCCAGGCTCAGTTTGCATACAGTGATACTGACATGAATTCTTCCAAAGTGAACTCTTGGTTGTATTGTCAGGATAAGAATGCAACAAAAGAGGAAACTTCACGTTACTTTCACCTTCTGACATCCACTCGTACACATTCACTCGTGTCCCCGAGCTTCCACAGTCCACAACCACACTAAAATACGACTCCTTAAATACACTTTGGCCTTTTCCGGGGCTAAATGCAAAGTAAACACCAACCAACAACAGCACCACAACCAAAACAATGATACTTGTTTTCAACACCCGTTTATACCAAGTAAATCCCGTGATTGAGAGCTTAAGTTTCGATGGCGATTTGGGTTCCATATCACTATTATCAACATGAATCCATGCCAAATCCTACTAACTCTTTGAACCCCACTTTCTATTTtgccctcaaaatcttgctaaTT
The Quercus lobata isolate SW786 chromosome 10, ValleyOak3.0 Primary Assembly, whole genome shotgun sequence DNA segment above includes these coding regions:
- the LOC115965942 gene encoding probable apyrase 7, with translation MEPKSPSKLKLSITGFTWYKRVLKTSIIVLVVVLLLVGVYFAFSPGKGQSVFKESYFSVVVDCGSSGTRVNVYEWMSEGESNVKFPLLLHSYPDNTTKSSLWKNSCQYHCMQTEPGLDKFVGNSSGVRVSLEPLILWAEQVVPRERHSDTPILVLGTAGLRRLAIDNARQVLEDVEAVVKEHTFLFRKNWIRVLSGKEEAYYGWVALNYKMGRFGNYSKSPTLGLIDLGGSSLQVVMEIDDAREDTHLVRSKIGSKEHRILAYSLPAFGLNEAFDRSVVMLSQVQWFKENTHNTLEVRHPCLGSDFVQNYSCSGCLGLNSSYQKIFSGQTWNAEFPSLHLVGEPNWELCEGLAKAAAINSSSLDWSQPTVGTNCKAGSSSYGGGDFINLTAAAYPSARFHALSGFYAVYKVLNLNPRANFTKIWEEGQQLCSRSWANLSSISRNQKYAGQYCFHVPYMASLIKDSLCLGDKEIIFGPGDVSWTLGAALVEGEQLLFRTTKTETSISTLKNMSIVSSPVVLFVLLLCLLFIIYRCQIKLPMPSRNSSAAAGVSLPSYVAHSKRRPN